In Halomarina salina, one DNA window encodes the following:
- a CDS encoding M48 family metallopeptidase yields the protein MSRDRRLRALAKTAVTLPVVVALMAMPLLLVLLVLGLPVGFAIGIGVLLVLGSIDWLGAWLAVPVSALLTLTALGVLAQRVVVETRERPPGVIEEVTTHATADQRPELRETVRSVAQRLDTPVPTVLVAGPDAPPALSTGITPGTTTLVVSTRVLDTLSPTELEAVVAHELAHVANHDSTLKTLLVVPHRLFGMLGLAGLAYTQFLLPLVLPYYVVFCVARGSFERTRERAADRAAARVTGNPAALASALETLDSGGDERPDADARDTASSLSIVPLADEHAVRTDWNREPLFWSVQRPVRRVWNRFTARHPRTEDRVDELRAIEREQETT from the coding sequence GTGTCACGGGACCGTCGGCTGCGTGCGCTCGCGAAGACCGCGGTGACGCTCCCGGTCGTCGTCGCGCTGATGGCGATGCCACTGCTCCTGGTCCTGCTCGTCCTCGGCCTGCCGGTCGGGTTCGCCATCGGCATCGGCGTCCTCCTCGTCCTCGGTAGCATCGACTGGCTGGGGGCGTGGCTGGCCGTTCCAGTGAGCGCGCTGCTCACCCTCACCGCACTCGGTGTCCTCGCACAACGCGTCGTCGTCGAGACACGCGAGCGGCCCCCCGGCGTCATCGAGGAGGTCACTACCCACGCCACAGCCGACCAGCGACCCGAACTGCGTGAGACGGTTCGGTCGGTGGCCCAACGACTCGACACCCCCGTACCGACGGTTCTCGTCGCCGGGCCGGACGCACCGCCCGCGCTGTCGACCGGAATCACGCCGGGGACGACGACGCTGGTCGTCTCGACGCGGGTGCTGGACACCCTCTCGCCGACCGAACTCGAAGCGGTCGTGGCCCACGAACTCGCACACGTGGCGAACCACGACTCGACGCTCAAGACGCTGCTCGTCGTCCCCCACAGACTGTTCGGGATGCTCGGTCTCGCCGGGTTGGCGTACACGCAGTTTCTGTTGCCGCTCGTGCTACCGTACTACGTCGTGTTCTGCGTCGCCAGAGGCTCGTTCGAGCGCACGCGAGAACGCGCGGCAGATCGCGCCGCCGCGCGCGTGACCGGGAACCCCGCTGCACTCGCCAGCGCGCTCGAAACGCTCGACTCGGGCGGCGACGAACGCCCCGACGCCGACGCTCGCGACACCGCCTCCAGTCTCTCTATCGTCCCACTGGCCGACGAGCACGCAGTGCGCACCGACTGGAACCGCGAGCCGCTGTTCTGGTCGGTGCAGCGACCCGTCCGGCGCGTCTGGAACCGCTTCACCGCCAGACACCCCCGAACCGAGGACCGAGTCGACGAACTCCGAGCAATCGAGCGCGAGCAGGAGACGACCTGA
- a CDS encoding 4-phosphopantoate--beta-alanine ligase yields the protein MSDVEVPESHPRYESLLTRHRIEEGVEKGITSRQGLIAQGRGEAFDYLLGERTTGSADAAARAAAAHLLLADHPVLSVNGNVAALCPGELVELAEVVGADLEVNLFNRTDERMRAIVDHLRDHGAEAVRGLTADGRIPGIDHERAKVDAEGIGDADVVLVPLEDGDRAEALGAMGKVELVVDLNPMSRSAQVATVPIVDNVIRAIPNVTRHARDLADASEAELHAVVDGFDAETTLAAAERAIREGVDDEGDGENES from the coding sequence ATGAGCGACGTCGAGGTGCCGGAGAGCCACCCCCGGTACGAGTCCCTCCTCACGCGCCACCGCATCGAGGAGGGCGTCGAGAAGGGCATCACGAGCAGGCAGGGACTCATCGCGCAGGGTCGCGGCGAGGCGTTCGACTACCTGCTCGGCGAGCGAACCACGGGGAGTGCCGACGCGGCCGCCCGCGCCGCGGCCGCCCACCTCCTGCTGGCCGACCACCCCGTGCTCTCGGTCAACGGGAACGTCGCGGCGCTCTGCCCCGGCGAACTGGTCGAACTCGCCGAAGTGGTCGGGGCGGACCTGGAGGTGAACCTGTTCAACCGCACCGACGAGCGGATGCGCGCCATCGTCGACCACCTGCGCGACCACGGCGCGGAGGCGGTCAGGGGGCTCACGGCCGACGGCCGCATCCCCGGTATCGACCACGAGCGCGCGAAGGTCGACGCCGAGGGCATCGGCGACGCCGACGTGGTGCTCGTCCCGCTGGAGGACGGCGACCGGGCCGAGGCGCTGGGCGCGATGGGGAAGGTCGAACTCGTCGTCGACCTCAACCCGATGTCCCGCTCGGCGCAGGTCGCCACGGTGCCCATCGTCGACAACGTGATTCGAGCGATTCCGAACGTGACGCGCCACGCCCGCGACCTCGCGGACGCCAGCGAGGCCGAACTGCACGCCGTCGTCGACGGGTTCGACGCCGAGACGACGCTCGCGGCCGCAGAACGGGCGATTCGCGAGGGCGTGGACGACGAGGGCGACGGAGAGAACGAGAGCTGA